The Novosphingobium sp. Gsoil 351 genome contains the following window.
GGGTCAGCTCGGCGATGGCGGCCTCGTCGTCGGCGGGCAGCGCGTCGAGGTCGAGTTCGCCGGAGACCACCAGTTCGCACAAGCTGCGTGCATAACCCTGCTTCTGGCGCGAGAAGCCGCAGGCGCGAAGACTGTCGAAATCGGCGGCGAGCAGGGCTTCGGGCGGGATGTCGTCGCCCAGCAGCGCCGCCAGCTTGTTCCACACCGAGGCGGCGGCGGCGACGCTGACTTGCTGGCCGACGATCGTGCGCAGCAGGGTGACATATCCGGTCGAGCGGAAGCGCGGTTCGGGATAGCCGGCGCGTTCGATCGCCGCGCCGATCAGCGGTTCGAGCGTGGCGACGTGATCCAGCCCCGCCTTGATCCTCTCGGCCGTCAATCCCATCGGTCACCGCTCCGCTTGCCAAACTTCCACGTGGGCACTAGCAGCCCGGCCAAAGCGGCGATAGCGCCGATGCGAACAAAGCAGGGACACGACCGATATGCCGAAGCTGCTGGTGACCAATCGTGCCGGGGAAGAATCGACCGTCGAAGCGACCACGGGCCTGTCAGTGATGGAAAACATCCGCGACAACGGCTTCGACGAGCTGCTCGCGCTGTGCGGCGGTTGTTGTTCGTGCGCGACCTGCCACATCCACGTCGACCCGGCGTTTGCCGACCGGCTTCCCGCGATGAGTGAAGACGAGAACGACCTGCTCGACAGCAGCGACCACCGCAACGAGTTCTCGCGGCTGTCGTGCCAGGTGCCGATGACCGATGCGCTCGACGGGCTGAAAGTGACGATTGCCGAAGAAGATTAGGTTGCTCTCGCCCCGCGTGCGGGGAGAGATACGAAGGCTTGGCGCCGATGCGCCTAGTCGAAGTTGACAGGGGCGGCGGCAGTGCGCGACCCCTATCCAGGCTGCGCTAGCGCCTGCGGCGCAAGCTTCGCCATCCTCTCCCCATTCTGGGGCGAGGAATTCAGAGCCGCAGCCCGGCGGTTTCTTCCAGTCCCGCCATCAAGTTCAAACTCTGCACCGCCGCACCGCTGGCGCCTTTGCCGAGGTTGTCGAGCAGCGCGATCAGGCGGATCCCTTCTGCGCCACCGAATACATGCAAGCTCAGCGCATCGCTCGGCGCACTCGATCCGCGCAGCAGGATTTCGCCGTCCGCAGGCCATTCTTGTGCGACCCGCACCAGCGCAGAACCGGTGAAGAAATCGGCCAGCGCACCGCGCAGGGCCGCCGCGTCGGCGCCAATCGCGGCAGGCAGCGGCACTTCAACGGCCATCCCGCGAAACGCCGGGATCACCGCGGGCGCGAATAGCGGCGCGTGGACCAGGCCGGCCCATTTCCGCATTTCCGGCACATGCTTGTGCCCGCCGCCCAGGCCATAGCCGCGCCAGGCGATGTCGCGGTCGGCTTCGAACCGCGCAATCAGGGCCTTGCCGCCCCCCGAATAGCCCGAGACCGCGTGAACCGTGTAGGGCCAGTCGGCCGGCAGCAGCCCGGCGCGAACCAGCGGCGCGACCAGCGCTAGGAATCCGCTAGGATAGCAGCCGGGATTGCTGACCCGGCTCGCATTGGCCACCGCCTCACGCCCGACGAGTTCGGGAAAGCCATAAGTCCACCCAGGAGCGACGCGGTGCGCGCTGCTGGCGTCGACGATGCGGACGTTGCTGCCCTCGGCCAAGGCAACCGCGTCGCGCGCGGCATCGTCGGGAAGGCACAGCACCGCGAAGTCGGCGGAGCGGAAGGCCTCGCGCCGGGCTGCCTCGTCCTTGCGTTGCGCTTCATCGAGGACGAGCAGCCGGAGATCCCGCCGGCCTTCGAGCCGTTCGACAATCTCAAGCCCGGTGGTCCCCGCGGCACCATCGACGAAGACGACCGCCGTCATGCCAGCCGCCGGAGGTGGGTCGGCGCGCCCTTTCGCGCGATCAGCGCGGCGAGCGGTTCCATCACCACCGCGCCCGCATCCTGGCTGGCGTGCACGATTTCGTCGGGACCCGTGGCGATGGCGACATGGCCGGGAAAGAACACCAGATCGCCCCGCCGCGCGGCATCGACAGCTTCGCCACAGGCCTCCTGCTGGTCGCTGTCGCGTGGCAGGAGCTGGCCGGCGTGGGCGAACGAAGTCTGCACCAGGCCCGAACAGTCTATCCCGGCCCCACCGCGCGCACCCCAGACGTACGGCATGCCGAGCCGGGCAAGCGCGGCTTCGACCGGGTCACCCGGTCTGGCGACCGGCGCCTTGCCCTGCGGCTCGCCCAACGCGTCGAGCGCGAGGTAGCCGTTGTAACAATCGTGCTGGCAATAGCCCCAAGCCCACGCGCCCGCGATGTCGAGCACCATGAACCGCTCGCCCGAGAGCAATTCCGATGTCTGCTCGGCGTCATCGTGCGGGATCTTGCGCAGCGGCGCGAACGGCACCGCCACCGCGCGCTCCATCGGCACCACGTAGTGCGGCGCGAACAGCTTGCCCGCCAGCGCGATGTCGGCGAGGTCACCGCGGATCGGGGTGACCCGCGCGTCGCGCACCTTGGCCGGGCCGGACAGCGCGTACTGTCCGGAATAGTCGGTTGGCTGAGGGGGAATTGCGGTCACAGAGGTCTCTTGGCGGAAAGCGGGGGCGAGTAGACGCTGCTCGGCCTCGGAGCAAGGCGCGGCGGAGTCCCGCGCCAACAAGATCCCGTTCACCCGAACCGCTCGCGCAGATAGTGCCAGGCCGCGCGCAAGCCGAGCGCCTCGCCGCCTTTGGGTCGACCGGGCTTGGAGACCGGCCGCCAGGCGAACGTATCAAAGTGCGCCCAATCGAAGCCCGAAGGCACAAAGCGGTCGAGAAACAAGCCCGCCACGCTGGCTCCGGCGAACCCGTTCGAGGGGCTGTTCTGGAGGTCGGCGATGTCGGACTTGAGGTATTCGCGATAGGGCTCGGGCAGCGGCAGCCGCCACACAGCGTCGTCGTGCGCCAGGCCCGCGGCGATCAGCCCGGCGGCGGTCTCGTCGCGCCGCGCCATAAGCGCGGGCAGGTCGGGGCCGAGCGCGACCCGCGCCGCCCCGGTGAGCGTGGCGAAATCGAGGATGAATTCGGGATCTTCCTCGCCTGCCCGCACCAACGCATCGGCGAGCACCAGCCGCCCTTCGGCATCGGTGTTGGTGATCTCCACAGAAATGCCGCCACGCGCGCGGAAGACATCGCCGGGGCGCATCGCGTTGCCGGCGATGGCGTTCTCGACCGCGGGGACCAGCAAATGGAGCCGCACCTTCAGGCCTGCTGCCATCACCAGCCCGGCCAGCGCGATGGCATGCGCCGCGCCGCCCATGTCCTTCTTCATCAGCAGCATGCCGCTGGCCGACTTGATGTCGAGCCCGCCCGAATCGAAGCACACCCCCTTGCCGACGATGGCGAGGCGCGGGTGCTTCGCGTTGCCCCAGACCAGCTCGATCATCCGCGGCGCATGGCTGCGCCCCGCCGCCCGACCGACCGCATGGGTCAGGGGGAACTCCTGCTCGAGTTTGTCGCCAGTAGTGATGGAAACATCCGCCTTGTGCGCTTTGCCTAGCGCGCGGACTTCGGCCTCGAGCGCGGCAGGGCCCATGTCCTCGGCGGGGGTGTTGACCAGATCGCGGACCTTGGCGACCGCTGCCGCCTCGGCCAGCGCGGGTTCGATGGCCTTGGCGTCGTTGGTAACCAGAATGCGCGGCCCGGTGGTCTTATTGGCCTCGCGATAGCGATCGAAGCGATATTGCGCGGTGACCCAGCCGAGCAACGCCGGACCCGGCTCGGCGCCCTTGAGCCGATAGGTTCCAGCGGGAAGCGTTTCGGCCAGCTTGGCCAGGCACCAGCTCGACAGCTTCGCGGTGTCGGCCACGCCGCCTACCGCCGACCAGCCGTCTCCCGCCGGCACGATTGCGGTCTCGAACCCGCCGCCCTCGAACTTCTGCGCCTCCACCGCCGCGCGCGCGGTCGGCGGCAGCGCCTTCGCCCAGGCGGCGAAGCCCGCCTTGTCGATCAGTTCGAGGTCGATCGCCTTCTGGCCGCGGTCGGCCTGGATCAGGGTGTGCTTGTCGCTCATCGCCAAGCCGCTTATCGTGTTTGCGTCGGCGGTGTGAGGAATTTTGCGTGTCGCGTGTTCTTGCCGTCATGATCGCCGCCGCCTTGCTGGCTGCGTGTAAGGGCGAGGCGCCCGCCACGGCAGCCACCGCGACGGCCAGCGTGCGGGCCCCAGGTGCTTCCACCTCGAGCGATTCAGGCGCAACCGCCGCGGCGACATCGTCAGCCAGCGAAGGAGGAGCGAGCGCGGTCGAGGAATCGACCGATCTGTTTGAGTTCGACTACAGTTATCCCGCCGCGGCCGGCCGCATCCCGGCGCTCAAGGCCTGGCTCGACGTCCAGCGCACGAAGGCCCGCGCGGACCTGATCAAGAGCGCGAAGGAAGGGCGCGCGACGGCCAAGGAAGACGGTTTGGAATACCGTGCCTACGCTTCGGGACGGGCCTGGGCGAAAGTGACCGAAACACCCCGCTTCCCTCAGCCTGTCGGCGCAACTCTACGAGGACAGCGGCGGCGCGCATCCCAACCACGGCTACGATTCGCTGCTGTTCGACAAGCAGGCCGGAAAGCGGCTAGCGCAGCTCGACGCCTTCGTTTCCAAGGCGGCGTTCGACGCGGTGATCGAGAAGCCGCTTTGCGTTCTGCTCGACAAGGAGCGGAGCAAGCGCCGCGGCGAGCCGGTGGTCAGCGACGGGTCGATGTTCAACGATTGCATCAAGCCGTCCGACCAGACCGTGATCCTGGGGTCGTCGAACGGGCGGACGTTCGACAAGGTCGGCGTTTTGATCGGACCTTATTCCGCCGGACCCTACGTGGAGGGCGACTACGAGTTCACTTTGCCGGTGAGCGCGGCGCTTGTTGAAAGCAGTGAAGCCGGAATATCGGGGCGCGTTCTCGGTGGGATGATGCCCGTACGTCCGTTTCCCGGGGCGGTAAGAGGTCGCAATTCGCCGTTACCCGCGCTATATTCGGGACATGACCGATTACGTGACAGTTGCCGACACCGACACGCTCCCCCGCGACGGGACGATCAAGCTCCATGGACCCGCCGGGTTTGCGGGGATGCGCAAGGCCGGGCGGCTGGCCGCCGAAATTCTCGACGCGCTCGCCCCGCTGGTGAAGCCCGGTGTCACGACCGCCGCGCTCGACGACGTCGTGCGGCAGATGACGCTCGATGGCGGCGCGGTGCCCGCGACGCTGGGCTATCGTGGCTATGCCCATTCGTGCTGCATCTCGATCAACCATGTCGTCTGCCACGGCATCCCGTCCGAAAAGACGCTCAAGGACGGCGACATCGTCAACATCGACGTTACCCCGCTGCTTGATGGTTGGCACGGCGATACCAGCCGGATGTACCTGGTTGGGGACGTGCCGCTGAAGGCCCGCCGCCTGGTCGAGGTGACGTACGAGTGCCTGATGATCGGGGTGGAGAAGGCGCGGCCCGGCGCGCGGCTGGGAGACATCGGCGCGGCGATCCAGCGCCATGCCGAAAGCCACCGCTACGGCGTGGTCCGCGAGTTCTGTGGGCACGGCGTCGGCCGCCTGTTCCACGATGCGCCCGAAGTGATCCACGCCGCTCGTGCTGGGACCGGGCCTGAGCTGCGGCCGGGCATGTTCTTCACGATCGAGCCGATGATCAACCTGGGCAAGCCGCCGGTGAAGCTGCTCGAGGACGGCTGGACGGCGGTCACCCGCGACCGATCGCTTTCGGCGCAGTTCGAGCACTCGATCGGGATCACGGAGGATGGCTGCGAAATCTTCACCGCCAGCCCCCGCGGGCTGAACAAGCCGCCCTATTGACAGGGGGTGCCTAAATTTTAGGCACACCCTGCGCAAAATTCGTGCAGAAAACGGTTGGCTGACAGCCACATCGTTGCGTCGCGCGCATCGTATCGAACGGCAAAATTGCTGCACCCGCGAAATTGCGGCTTTCGGTGCCGCTTGCAATCGCTTAGACACCCCCCCTCAAGCCAATGGCACGATTCTTGATGAGTTGTTGTCCGACACGGCGTCGCCAAAGAGGCCGTTTGGGGGTCATGTGAAGAAGATCGAAGCGATCATCAAACCGTTCAAGCTCGACGAGGTCAAGGAAGCGCTCCACGAGGTCGGCGTATCTGGGATCACGGTGACCGAGGCGAAGGGCTTCGGGCGCCAGAAGGGCCACACCGAGCTCTATCGCGGCGCCGAATACGTCGTCGATTTCCTGCCCAAGGTGAAACTCGAGGTGGTCGTGCCCGACAACCTGGCCGAGCGCACGGTGGAGGCGATCGCCTCGGCCGCACAGACCGGGCGGATCGGCGATGGCAAAATCTTCGTGTTCCAGGTCGAGAGTGCGCTGCGGATCCGCACCGGCGAGCGTGACGACGACGCGATTTGAGCAATCGATCTAGAGGTCAATTCATCCGTTCGTACTGAGCTTGTCGAAGCACCGTTCTCCTTTCTTGGACAGAGCGCCGGGCCTAAAAAGAAGGGCGGTCCTTCGGCAAGCTCAGGACAAGCGGACTTTTAAAATTGGATAAGAGGGAACCTATCAACATGGCCAAGGCAACCGACATTCTCGCCCGGATCAAGGACGAGGAGATCGAATGGATCGATCTGCGCTTCACCGATCCCAAGGGCAAATGGCAGCACCTGACCATGGTCGCCAGTGTGATCGGCGAGGATGAGCTGGAAGACGGGCTGATGTTCGACGGCAGCTCGATCGAGGGGTGGAAGGCGATCAACGAGAGCGACATGATCCTCAAGCCGGATCTCGAGGCGGTTTACATCGATCCGTTCAGCGCAACTCCGATGATGATCATCTGCTGCGACATCGTCGAGCCCTCGACTGGCGACCTTTACAGCCGCGACCCGCGCTCGACCGCCAAGCGCGCCGAAGCGTTCGTGAAGTCGAGCAAAGTGGGCGACACCGTGTACGTCGGCCCCGAGGCCGAATTCTTCATGTTCGACGACGTCAAGTTCTACGACGACTATACCGGTAACGGCTTCAAGATCGACGACATCGAGCTGCCGACCAATTCGGGCCGCGAATACGATGGCGGCAACATGGCGCACCGGCCGCGTGCCAAGGGCGGCTATTTCCCCGTCGCCCCGGTCGACAGCGCGGTCGATATCCGCGGCGAAATGGTCTCGACCATGATCGAGATGGGCCTGCCCTGCGACAAGCACCACCACGAAGTCGCCGCCGCGCAGCACGAGTTGGGGCTGACCTTTGGCACGCTGGTGCAGACCGCCGACCGGATGCAGGTCTACAAGTACGTCGTCCAGCAGGTCGCGCACGCCTATGGCAAGACCGCGACCTTCATGCCCAAGCCGATCAAGACCGATAACGGCAGCGGCATGCACACCCACATCTCGATTTGGGCAAAGGGCAAGCCGCTGTTCGCGGGTACGGGCTATGCAGGTCTGTCGGACATGTGCCTTTATTTTATCGGCGGGGTGATCAAGCACGCCAAGTCGCTCAACGCTTTCACCAACCCGACAACCAACAGCTACAAGCGTCTGGTCCCGGGCTACGAGGCTCCCGTGCTGCTCGCTTATTCGGCGCGCAACCGCTCGGCCTCCTGCCGCATCCCCTATGGCGCGGGCGACAAGGCCAAGCGGGTCGAGTTCCGCTTCCCCGATGCGATGGCCAATCCGTATCTGTGCTATTCGGCGCTGGTCATGGCCGGGCTCGACGGAATCAAGAACAAGATCCACCCGGGCGAGGCGATGGACAAGAACCTCTACGACCTGCCTCCCGCCGAGCTCGAAGCGGTGCCGACGGTGTGCGGGTCCTTGCGCGAGGCGCTGGAAAGCCTCGAGGCGGATCACGACTACCTGCTCCAGGGCAACGTCTTCTCCAAGGAGCAGATCGAAGCCTATGCCGAGCTCAAGTGGCAGGAAGTGATGCGTTGGGAAACCACCCCCAGCCCGGTGGAATTCGACATGTATTACAGCGCCTGAAGGCTTTCCTTTTCGCCCACAAAGAGGCGTCCGGAGCGATCCGGGCGCCTTTTTCGTTCGCGACGCATCCGGCATGACCCGGGCTCGCCCGGCAAAGACTCCTTAGGTCGCCAAGACCGTGGAGATTGCCGCGGCCTACGCCGCAAATCTGGCGCGCCTGCCCTGCGACGCGCGCTATCCAGGCTAACGGGACCGCGACAGACGGCGGAACGACTCCCGTGACGGGGCGTTCGATGAGGCAAGGAGCCTATCGCATGCTGAAATACCTCACTGGAGCCGCGGCACTCGCGCTGGCGGCAAGCACGGCACTGGCCGACCCCGGCGGCGGCAAGGGCGGCGGAAACGGCGGTGGCGGCAACCCCCACCAGCACCCGGGGGGCGACGGTGGCGGCAAAGCTCACGGAAACGGCGGTGGCGGTGGCGGTGGCGGCGAGAAGGCTCACGGCAATGGCGGCGGCAATGGCCACGCGATGCGGGGACCGGACGGCGGCAACAAGGGCAACGCGGGCGGCAAGCAACAGGTCCGGGCGACATCGCGCGGCCCTGAAGACCGCGGCAACGCCAAGGCCGGCGGACCTGAGAGGCGTGCTGTCGCGGTCGAACGCGGCAACGCCCAAAACAGGTGGGAGCGCAACGATGGCGGACAGGACGCGGCGCGCGAGCGCGACGGTCGCAATGGCGGCGGCGAATGGCGCTGGGCTTCCGCCGTTCCGCAACGCACCCGCGGGCTGATCGCCGGGTGCCCGCCGGGCCTCGCCAAGAAGGGCAACGGCTGCCTCCCGCCGGGGCTCGCGCGCGGCGCCGTGGCGGCGCCGCGGTTCTACGACAGCCCCAACTGGTGGGATTTCGACGACCGCTGGCACGACCGCGCAGCATGGAGCAGCGGCGACTATCGCTATTATGACGGCTACCTGGTGCGTTACGGCGCCAGCGGGATCGATTCCTGGCTGCCGTTGCTGGGCGGTGCGCTTGCCCCAGGCAACTTGTGGCCCAGCCAGTACGAGACCGCCGCGCTGCCTGCGTATTATCAGGACTACTATGGCGTCGGCCAACCCGACAATTATCGCTACTACGATGACACGCTTTATCGGGTCGAGCCGCAGAGCAACGCAATCACGGCGATTTCGGCGCTGCTGACGGGCGATACCTTCCAGGTCGGTCAGCCGATTCCCGCGGGCTACGACGTATACAACGTGCCCTACAGCTATCGAGACCGCTACGTCGATGGGCCGGAGTCGAACTACCGCTACAGCGACGGAACGATTTACCAGGTCGATCCCACCACTCAGCTGATCAAGGCCGCGATCGAGTTGCTGACATGAGCCGCCCCGGAGGAGCCGCCCGCATGCACCGATCGTTGGCCTGGGCGCTGGCCGCGCTTGCGCTGGTCCCGCTCGCCGCCTGTGACAAGGCGGACAAGGCCGCGACCGACGACGCCGCACCCAAGGTTTCCTCGGAAACGCTGACCGCCGCGATCGGCGGAACTCCGGGACTGACCACCGTTGCCGCCGCGCTCAAGGGCACCGGGCTCGCCAACGTGTTCGACGGGACCGCGCCCTACACCCTGCTGGCCCCAGACGACGACGCGTTCGGCAAGCTTGGCGAGACCGGGACGATGCTCAAGGCGCCTGAAAACGGCGCGGCGATGGCCTCGGTGATCAAGGCGCATGTTCTGCCCGGCTACGTTACGGTCAAGGACATCGATGCCGCCCTGAAGGCGGCTCGCGGCAAGCCGGTGCGAATGACCACGATGGCTGGCGACGAGGTGACCTTCGTTCGCGACGGCGAAGCGTTGAGCGTGACCGCAGCGGACGGCTCGACCGCTCGAGTTTCCGGCTCGGACGTGGCGGCCGGTAACGGTGTGGCGATCCCGGTGGATACCGTCCTCAAGAAGGTTCCGTCGGCGGCCGAGGGCTGACCGCCGACACCTGTCCTTTTGACGCTTGCATTCGACCGCGTTTCTCCCACATGAGCGGCGGGCATTTAATCGGTCCATTAACTGGGCAGAGCGGGAGAATCGGCGTGGACAGCTATCTCAAGAATTACATCAACGGTCAGTGGGTCGACAGCATCGGCGGCAAGCGCCACCTGGTGATCTCACCTTCGACCGAGGAACCCTGCACCGAGATCGTGCTGGGCACCAAGGCCGACGTCGACGCCGCGGTCGCCGCCGCCAAGGAGGCAGGCAAGAGCTGGTCGCAGACCACGGCCGAGGAACGCCTCGCGGTGATGGGGCGGATTGTCGAGGAATACAAAAAGCGCGTTCCCGACCTCGCCAAGTCGATGGCCAACGAAATGGGCGCGCCGGTCAGCTTCGCCAGCACCGCGCAGGTCGGCGCCGGCATCGGCGGCTTCCTCGGAACGATGGAAGCGCTCAAGACGTTCTCGTTCAGCGAGATGATGGGCGCCAACAAGGTCGTCTATGAACCGATCGGCGTGGTCGGGATGATCACCCCGTGGAACTGGCCGCTCAACCAGATCGCGCTCAAGGTCGCTCCCGCGCTTGCCGCGGGCGATACCATGGTGCTCAAGCCTTCGGAGGAATGCCCCGGCAACGCGGCGATCTTTGCAGAGATTCTCGACGCGGCGGGTGTCCCCCCGGGCGTATTCAACCTCGTCCAGGGCGACGGCCCGGGCGTCGGCACCGCGATCAGCCAGCACCCCGACATCGACATGGTCAGCTTCACCGGCTCGACCCGTGCCGGGATCATGGTGGCCAAGAATGCCGCCGACACTGTCAAGCGGGTGCACCAGGAACTGGGCGGCAAGTCGCCCAACCTGGTTCTGCCCGACGCTGATTTCGCCACGCACCTGCCCGCCGTCGCGATGGGTCCGCTGATCAACACCGGTCAGAGCTGCATCAGCCCGACTCGCGTGCTGGTGCCCAAGGAACGCGAAGCCGAGGCGGCGGCGTTCTACACGGCGATGTATTCGGCCACCCCGGTTGGTGATCCGCTTACCGAGGGCAATCACCTCGGACCCGTGGTCAACAAGGCGCAGTACGACAAGATCCGCGACCTCATCCAGTCGGCGATCGATGAGGGCGCCAAGCTGGAAACCGGCGGGGTCGATCTGCCGAGCAACGTCAACCGCGGCTACTACATCCAGCCGACGGTGTTCTCGGGCGTGACGCCGGACATGCGCATCGCCCAGGAAGAGACCTTCGGCCCGGTGGCGACTATCATGCCCTACGACAGCCTCGAGCAGGGCATCGAGATCGCCAACGACACCGCCTATGGCCTTTCGGCCGCGATCACCGGCGACCCCGCCAAGGCCGCGGACGTCGCGCCCAAGCTCAAGGCGGGCATGGTCGCGATCAACAATTGGGGCCCGTCGCCTGGCGCTCCGTTCGGCGGCTACAAGCAATCGGGCAACGGCCGCGAGGGCGGGCTGTTCGGCTTGAAGGACTTCATGGAAGTAAAGGCGATCAGCGGATTGCCCGCGTGATTTGAGCTTTCCTGGATTGGCAAGATCGAAACCGGCGGCTTCGCGAGAAGTCGCCGGTTTCGCTATGTCATTCAGGCGGGGTGAAGATGCGACGGCGCAAACCCTTTCGGCAAAGTCTGTCGCCCTGCTGCCGCATGGCGGAAAACGGAGAGAACGCATGCAAACCAAATCGATTTTGGCCGCGCTGGCCCTGACCGCGAGCGCCGTCACAGCCGTCCCGCTGGCTGCGCAATCCGCCGATCGCTGGCAGTCGGGCAGCAGCAACTGGGACCGTGACGCGTTCTGGCGCGGTGCGCCGGATGCCACGCAGCAACGGATCGACTGGCTGGAGCGGCGCATCGATCGCGGCATCGCCGATGGCAGCCTCGATCGCGAGGAAGCCCGGCGCGCCCGTTACCAGCTCGATACCCTGCGTCGCGATGCCGATGCGCTCGATGCCCGGCTCGACAGCCTGGGCCGCAACCTGCGCTGGGCGCGCCGCGACGGCGATCGCGACTACGGCTACGGCGATCGCGATCCTTACACCACCGATTACGACGCCTCGCGCTACTACCGCGACGATCCGCGCTACACGGAGCGGCGCCTCGGCAGCAACGATGAGGTCTATCGCGGCTCGGACGGGCGTTACTACTGCAAGCGCAGCGACGGGACGACTGGGTTGATCGTCGGCGGCGTCGGCGGAGCGCTCCTCGGCAACGTCATCGACGGCGGCCGCCACCGCACCGGTGGCACACTGATCGGCGGCGCACTGGGCGCGCTGCTCGGCCGTTCCGTCGACCAGAACCAGACCGACGTCCGCTGCCGATAACCACAACGGGTTCGCACGTGTGGAGTTAAGCCGTGCGAACCCCGCTTTTCCGGCGTGGCGGGAGGCAAGTTCCGCAATGAACCGAATTGGTCGCGGTCCAGTGCACCATATACGTTGGGTGGGTCGCCTGCGCTGCCGACGGCCTGTTGCGCCTGACCTTCCCCATCGCGGCGGCCAAGTTAGGCACCGTGACGCTCAATAATCCTTGCTGACTTTCACATTGACGCTCTCCTCGCCGACCGTCGAGATCGTCGCCAGCAGCGCCAGCCAGCGGGTGACGCGGAACTCCAGCGACGTCGCCGAATAGCCCTGGCCATCGGTAACCAGCTCGACGAAGAACCGCCGCCCGAGGTATTTGCCGACTGCGATCGACGTCCCGCGCCCGGTCACCGGGTCGGAGCCGACGATCCGCAGTCGGTCGAGGCCGATCGAGCTGCGCAGCTTGTTGATCGGGTCGAGCCCGCCGCCGCCTTGCAAGCTGGCCACCGCCGCGCCGAGTTGCAGCGCCTCGACTGCGCTGATGTTGGTGATCGAGCTGCCGAACAGCAGGCGGCTCAGCACTTCCTCCTCGGGCAGTGTAGGCGTGCTGCTGAAGGTGATGATCGGCTTGCTCGCTGTCCCCTGGATCGTGATCCGCGCGGACAGCGTATCGACGTCGGCCTCGGCGGCGATGTCGAGCTGCGGGTCGGGCGGGTTCTCGCCGAAGAAACGGATACGGCCGCGGCTCAGCTCGAAGCGCTTGCCCGCGAACTCATAGCCGCCGCGCACCAGATCGGCTTGGCCGGTGATG
Protein-coding sequences here:
- a CDS encoding aldehyde dehydrogenase family protein encodes the protein MDSYLKNYINGQWVDSIGGKRHLVISPSTEEPCTEIVLGTKADVDAAVAAAKEAGKSWSQTTAEERLAVMGRIVEEYKKRVPDLAKSMANEMGAPVSFASTAQVGAGIGGFLGTMEALKTFSFSEMMGANKVVYEPIGVVGMITPWNWPLNQIALKVAPALAAGDTMVLKPSEECPGNAAIFAEILDAAGVPPGVFNLVQGDGPGVGTAISQHPDIDMVSFTGSTRAGIMVAKNAADTVKRVHQELGGKSPNLVLPDADFATHLPAVAMGPLINTGQSCISPTRVLVPKEREAEAAAFYTAMYSATPVGDPLTEGNHLGPVVNKAQYDKIRDLIQSAIDEGAKLETGGVDLPSNVNRGYYIQPTVFSGVTPDMRIAQEETFGPVATIMPYDSLEQGIEIANDTAYGLSAAITGDPAKAADVAPKLKAGMVAINNWGPSPGAPFGGYKQSGNGREGGLFGLKDFMEVKAISGLPA
- a CDS encoding glycine zipper 2TM domain-containing protein, whose amino-acid sequence is MAALALTASAVTAVPLAAQSADRWQSGSSNWDRDAFWRGAPDATQQRIDWLERRIDRGIADGSLDREEARRARYQLDTLRRDADALDARLDSLGRNLRWARRDGDRDYGYGDRDPYTTDYDASRYYRDDPRYTERRLGSNDEVYRGSDGRYYCKRSDGTTGLIVGGVGGALLGNVIDGGRHRTGGTLIGGALGALLGRSVDQNQTDVRCR